The DNA sequence TTTTTTTCTTCCATATTTATTTCCTCCGTATAAAAAATCAAATAATTTTGTTTAGGTACTCAATAACTTGTTCGAGTTCTTTTATTTTCTCATCAATTTCTTTGGGATCTTTTGAATATGCTGCGTTTTTTACACAATGTTCAAGATGAGAATTTAATATCTGGACATTAGCTTTTTTTAGTAAAGAAATAGATGCTAAAATTTGTTTTGATATATCAATACAATATCTGTCGTCTTCTACCATCTTTATTACTGCTTCAACCTGTCCTTTTGCTGTCTT is a window from the Thermosipho atlanticus DSM 15807 genome containing:
- a CDS encoding metal-sensing transcriptional repressor, with the translated sequence MNKKDSLKLLKTAKGQVEAVIKMVEDDRYCIDISKQILASISLLKKANVQILNSHLEHCVKNAAYSKDPKEIDEKIKELEQVIEYLNKII